Part of the Zea mays cultivar B73 chromosome 4, Zm-B73-REFERENCE-NAM-5.0, whole genome shotgun sequence genome is shown below.
TGAGGATAACTCTCTATTATTCTTGgtatacaactttgagtattacaGAACTGGTCCTAGAGTCTGAAGTAGAGTCAAAATCGATTTGATCTTAAACTCCTCGACCCTTTGACCTTTCCAAATTTGTTTTGGACTACTCCCATATTCATAACTTAAAAACATCACCAACCATAAagttagaaaattaattaattaaaagaCATGACCAACCATAAGGTTCAAAAAATAATTAACTAAAAATATGTACACATGGATTCAATTGGTGTGCTTGCGCTCTTGCAGCTAGCCATTACAATATATCTAAGTCATTCTCGTTAGGTGTTGAGGTGCATGCCGCTGTAGAGGATGGAGACGGAGGGGTTGGTGGCGTGCACGAGTGAGGGTGAGGCCAATGTCTAACGCTACCTGCGGTGGAAGTGGAAGGCAAACAAGTTGATTGAGTGAGTTCAAAACAAGAATCCCACGATCGGCACAACACCATAGTTGTTGCGACAACTGTCACTACCGCACCCCAGCTCCATCGCTGTGCGATGGCATGGAAGACACACTGTCAATAGTGTAAGCAAGATGTGCGAGGTGGTCGAAGTCCTTGTTAGGAATGACAACGACGAATTTTCCGTTGGAGAATGGCTCCCCATCCTCATCCCTGTGGGGAGAAAAAAAATTTTGTTCCCGCGAATGCTCACACGGAAGGTtttcctcccctctccctccccgcCGCGGATTTATCTCCACGAGGAATCTGTCCCGTTAGAAAATACATTATTTAGATGCAAATTCAAACTAGTCATATTAAATCAGTACAAAATTTAAAATTACAAGATGAATCTATTTTAGTgtttagtttgctatttttaATAGGCTATGcatttattttttatataattttaaTATATCAATGGAATAATATAGATGAAAAGACTTCATGAGACATTTATGGGAGGAATGTGGATGGGGAATGGTTCCCTATCTCCGTCCTTGAAACTCGACGGGGACAAGAATTTCCCGGTTTTGATTCCCGTGGGGACTAAGTTATCTCCATCCCCGTCTCCAACTACAGGAATTCCCTATGTGGAATCGGAGATCTAGTCCCTATTACCATATCTAGCCCTTGCTAGGAAGCAAGGATCCTAAGGCCTTGTCCGATTCCATGGGAACTGAGAGGGATTAAATTCTTTTCTATTTAATTTTGACTACAATAATTTAATCCCCTCCAACTTTGTTTCATCCGCTCATACCCTAACAAGCCGAGAAGGTGGAGGCCTTCTTTTGTACCCTAACAAGTCGAGAAGGTGTAGGCCTTCTTTTGGGTGTTTGTTTCAGTTTTTTTAGCTTCTGACCACCAGAAGCTGATGCGGATTGCCAAATGCCTAACTTTTTAACCCATTTTCATGATAATCGCTTaggtaaaaaccatccaaaatcaatatGAACACATAATCGGACGAGTCATCGCGATAGTAAAATTCGTTATTTTTTAAATGCTAAACCATGTGGACTCTCTTATTTTGTTCCCCACAGTCAGATTCTCGAAAAACTCGTCAGAAAAAGCTACAAACAGTGTGTAGCGATGCTTCGGTGACGCCGTGACGGCAACTTGATCCATAATTGACTCTTGAGTCTTGAGTCTTGACGTTGATTCGTGAACCAACAGTTTGATTTGCCACGCTCCGAGTTGAACTTCCAAGAGATGGCCAAACACTGATGACGAATTTCACGATCCGAACTACAAGGGAACAGAACAGTCGAGTCTACAATCAACACCAGTCCAAGATCCGAACTtctccagcacaagggaactcacTCATTCACTAGATTAACCAGGAGAACGGAGTTTGAAGTAACTTCAAAGTTCAGACTTGCATAGATAAAAATCGGCTGTGCATCATACAGAACTTGTGGTTTACTTTATCTTTTCCTTTTATTACCGGAAAGAATTGAATTTACACGGTCCATGCAACTTTACAATGACTATTGGAGATAACGTCACTATGAGCTTTGGTACAGGACATATGTTGCCTTCAGGTAGTCTATGATTTCTGCGCTTTCGAACATCTGGACTCCCGTGTTAGGATCTTCGATGTAAGGCGCCTGCCAATATAGTAATGCAAATATATGATGTCACACACTAGACAGGCAAATCAAGACTGTTCAGCGTCAAAGGCATCAATAGCATGGCCTCGTACCTGGAAAACTCCCTTTTTCTTGAAAACTTCTTGTCGTTTGAGGCTGCCACGTGCGCAGCTGCAGGAATAATTTTCAGTTACTAACACTCTTGTCGAGCACATATCTCAATCCAGAATAACCAAACTAATGTGTAATTCTACTAAGGTGATGTTTAGCAACAGCTTCCACGCTGTTATAATGCCATTCGTTGACTTGTGGTTTTAAAGTATTTTGGATACCTGTGTAGCAGATGTGGCAATTCCAACTCAACAAGCGTCTCTCGTACTAATCTACAGAAGGGAGATCCCTGAGAAAATAGATCATCAGCCATTCAGACTCCAGGACTAACACTATGCTGCAATAAATCACATCCATGACCTGTATACTAAGAAGAGAGCTCATGTGCTTCAGACCTCGAATGCCCATATCTCTATAGGCTGCGGTGGGATTCTTGAAGCAGTATAGGAATTTCCCTGTAAACAACGAAGTAATGGCCCATGTTTCTGAGCAAACATTCAAAGGAAAACATGCAACGACCTTGGTTATATTGTTTTTTCACAATGTACCTTTCCAATACGACCAAGAGTAGCAAGCCCTGCTGTAATTGCCTACAAAACAAAGATTAAAAGTTATCAAAACTGAAAATTGGCAGAAAATAAAGCATTCTACTCATCAGATAGGCAAATATTGATGCATATAGAAAGCCCAGTGTAAATATGTCATATATTCCTAGATAATAGTTGGGTTACATAGTTAAAATGTATTTTGTACTTTAGACTAATATGTATACTGGTTAAAACATATCATATACTTTTGAATTACTTGGTACTTATTTACTTACTGTCAACAGACCAAGCGATAGCATAATTGGAACACTTCCATCACCTGAAAAACAAAGCACAAACAAAGGTGACTAAAAGGAACAACCTTTAAGAGCAGAAACAAAAAGAAGATACGTTGAATACACACCATATGTGTCAGCTAGGTATTTTATGATGTCATCTGATTCATACATGGCGACCCCAGTGTTTGGATCCACCTGCAATAGACATGTATCTTATATAACTGTTAACACAGACTGGCAACTGATTTGCTTTCATCACGCAATTTATTTCTCGGGAAATCTCAGATGACACCCGTATTTTCCCCAACAGAAAATTATGAGATGCACATCAAAGTTTGTTTATCAAATATAATGGGTAAGTTAATCCATCTTGCCAGAGGCCCACAGTTTATACTCAATGGTCATCATATGAGGACGCTTATTTATCAATATAATTCATACGCCACATTTCCGTATTTCATAGACATGGCTGTGGGGGCGCTATCAACCGAATGACTTTAGGTAAGGAACTTATGTAGGATGGTTGCATACCATGTAAGGAAACTGTTTCTTTCCACCCATTTCAAGGACTTTAGGTCGGAATGTTGGGCCTTTTCGAGGACAGGGGTAAAATAGTACATCTAGGTCCAAGACTGATACCATCTCTCTAACCTGCAATGTTTTCATGGTGAACACAAACAACAAAACTGTTCATGTGCATGAAGAATGACAGCTTCAAAATGCAGTTGCAGACTTGCAGGAAGCTGGACGTATTCACCTTTCGACAAAATGGACAACTGAAGATTTGGAAGAATACACAAACAATGAAGAAGAGGAATAAGTCAGCATGATTGTTCAGCAAAAATTATTAGGGTTTGGTGCAACAAATGTAGGTACAGTTAGAGATAAACAGGAGGCAGAGGcaatagaggttgtacccttcaaATTCATATATCTCGATCGGCTTTTCCGGTCGTTTGCACTGTCCTATTTTTGATTCCTCCTTCACCTTCCAAGCTACAAAAAGGAACTTATGTTTGTAGTTGCGTACTGCTCTAATAACTAATTAACAAGCAAACTTTACAGATCTATCTATACCACAACTGCATCTAGTCGTGAGACGTGTGATTTCCATGATATGGCAATAGCTTAGAATGAAAGAAATATGAATAAATTCACCTCCGAATTCAAGCGCATATTGGTCCGATGGTATCTCTGATGGAGAAACAAGTGATGGCGAGTACCTGCACATCGATGTGACACGTGCAGGTCAGCAGGTGTAGAGTTGTAGACGACGTAGACGCGCGGATGGTGAGAGAAGGCGCGGCGCGGTGCGTACCCGAGGACGAAGACgccggtgccgaggcggaggggGATGGCGAGCAAAGCGCCGAGGACACTGCTCTGCTGGCCGGACTTGATCTCGAACCTCTTGGGCTCGGGCACCTTGAACCCTGGAGGCGGCTTGAACTTCTCCGGCGGCTCgggggcggaggtggaggcggcggCGGTGTTCGGCTGGGCCCTGACGGCGAGGGAAGCGGCCCTGGCAGCGCGcgcggtggcggcggcgcggcgggggAGAAAGAGAGGAGTGCGGTGGTGCGGTGCGGTGGGGGCGGCGGGTGGAGCCATGGAATGGATTCGACGGGGACCGCGACTCTGGCCGTACGGCGTGGAGGTGTGGGAATTTCTGTGGAGGACTGGCGCCTATGCGGCGGGGCGCGCGAGACGCGGAGACGAAGCGATTGACTGCACTGTCGCAAGTGCAAGTGGACTAGTGGAGTGGATGGCCATGGGCCTGGTCGGTTAAATGGATAACGACAACCGGCCATGGGTTAGCCAGTGGCTGACATGTGGGCCAATCTAAGAGGGCCCACAATCTTGTGGCACCGTTGCCCCCGCCACCTTTACCGTCCACACagatagggatgaaaacggtttcggaatttttcggaattccgGAAACCGTTTTCGATTTTTTCCGATCGGAATCGTCGATATCGGTATTTCTCGGAATCGGAATCGGTCATCGGAATTTTAGATCGGAATCGGTATCGAAATCGGTATAGCCCTTTACCGACCGTTTTCTTCGGTTACCGTTTTAGATCGGAATTTACCGAATTCAAAATTCGGAATTTACCGAAACTCATGGCCCAGCCCAATTTCTAAAATCTAAATTCACAACTCAGACGGCCCATGGGAGCAAGCAGCCCAGCAGGCCTCCACAGCTCATCTGTCGTCGGCCACCACAGTCCACTTCCAGTCTTTCGTTGCCCTCGCCCAGGCACAGCCGCCGCACGCCTGCACGGCACAGCAAGCACTGCATAGCGACACCGCCCACCGCCAGTCGCCACTGCTCAGCTCAACGCTCCATGGCGTGCCCCTAAATCTTGTGACGGCGTGACTCGTCTTCCTcctctcctctctgccggacctcGGACGGACGAACTGTCCCCAATGCCCCAATCCAGTAAGTAATCTGTAATCCCTAATGCATGCACAGACTGCCGGACGCACTCATGCACGCCCAGACTGCCGGACGCACTGAGCCGTCATGGACGCACTTCAGTCCTCCTCCTGCCGCTGCTCTTCCTCCTCACGCGCCCGACGCATCCGTGGCTTGCTCGATCAGTTCATATGCCGGTCCCGCCGTTCTGGTTCTGTTCTGGTTTCGGGATTGAAGTCTGCTTCGTACCCTGGAGGCTGCAGTTTGCACATGGGAAATGTGATCAAGTGACCTCATTTTCCAGACGCAATCACATCGCTATCAATGCCTCGCGCTTGACGACGCTGCATTGTTTGACCTTTTTGCTATAAAGCATGGAAGTAGAACATCGTAGTCCACCGTTGAAGCTACAGGAAACAAATGGTAGATATTTTTTATGCGCAGAAAATGCTTACCACTTTTTTTAATGATTAGCCACATTGATGCTTTACTAAGTGCCATATCATGGGCTTTAAAGTATGTGCGGGTGTTCATATAAAATACTACGGAGTAATAACACATATCCAAAACATGTGTTATCTAAAACAGGTGTTCGCTCAAACAAAAATCCGataaaaaaaaggaaaatgtGAAGGTGTGATCTACTCTAATGTCACAATTTTTATTTGCAGTGATACACTCTAATGGCTAGTGAAGGTGAAGCTTCACCTCCATGAAAGCGTATGTTTTTTATATTGATATGGTTACCGATTGTATTTTAGATTCCGACCGATACCGATGTTTTTTTTGTACCGAACTCCCGTTTCCGATGATTCCGAAATACCGATGTCGTTTTCGTTTCCGGAATTACCGTTTCCGATTtcgtttccgataaaaaatatggAAACGGTAACGGTTTTAGTGTTTTCCGATcgcttccgaccgttttcattggGGACAGTCCGTGTGTGAGGTTTGGTGGCCCAGTGCGAATTCGAAAACGAGATCCACGTTCAAGACTCAAGAGTCAAGAGGTTAACTTTTAAAAGTAGGTTTCTTTGTTAAGGCACTCACAACCCAACCCCAGAAACTACTAACAATATGTTTGGATGACGATAACAATTGAATGACGATATTAGAGCACGGAATTAAAAATTGAAATCAGCTTTCCTAAATTTTGTTATTTGGTAGCACATGAAATTGAGATTTGAATATGAGATCCATCTCTCTGAAATTGGACTATAACTAAAAACTCTCTCTCAATACTGAGCATCATCTCTCTTTATTGCGTGGAATTAGACCgtataattccaaactctaattcAGCGACATCGAAACAATAGAATTGAAATTACATCTCATTTCAATAACATGGTTGATTTGGTATTAAACTCAATTTAATTCACATTTTCCAATATCGACATCCAAACGGAGCATAAGTGATTTCCATAGCTGACACCTCACTAAGAAATCACTTATAGAAAGTATAAGTTCCAACGCtattttttgttgttgttgttgagcaccaatttgagcgcgcggacggtccggccctgaggccggacggtccgcggtccggacggtccgcgcctgtgggccggacggtccgcgtgtgcgcagaacagattagggttccgagttttgtgctacggttgttagctaaaatcatgggataagctcggaaattagtttgtaaagggtccagcccccctcctctataaatagagaggtatacggccgatttgtaatcaacaatcgaaccttcaatcaatacaatttacattttatcctaggagtagttctagtctagtttaggtttagctatccaatccccaaattcttcgtctctcttcggctctacgtcgattagaggagtctaggtcggccggcccgagcctagacaccacctaggatctctcctccccgacggggtccctcccgggagcgagatccaggcgccgccggcgacttccgccgcctctgcgtacgcgcggaccgtccaggcctagggcgcggaccgtccggccgtcaggcagagaagccctagccgcgcaccaggccgcggacagtccgcccctgcgcagagagtaccactgcgcctcgcaccaggccgcggaccgtccgcccctgtgcagagggcaccgccacggttcttgttgagtgtttgacgctccagaaaggcgtcaacatactttttggcgactccgctggggacaacacatatagacctatcaaatcggccctcaatggctggttcaaaggatagctctgaggtttccaccagcaatattatcacaccgacatgggaagccttgccggctgaagaacagctcctgttcgaggagcgccaggagcagctgatccaagaagcaaaggcgaagttcctggctgacttcaaagtggacaggaacaacaaagtcgttcggcaacgggcgacagatctggcttcgttccgacctactacgattaccccaaatgtaagtagcaccaacgaactccaatctcttaaagcttacatagacgaacagcgagaacagatgcaaaatatcataggggttatgcaaaacgattgtaggagactagtgcgtgcatttgataaaactagtgtagcaaattttccttcacacgaagTTGAATTAGGAGATAATACATGTAATACATCGGTtagaggttgtcacgaccagtcacaaccccttatgggatgccgatggacacgtaccctgagcaaacgcaaatcggcagtaaaccagccgatctacacatgtccggaccgtccgctcgcgagcgcggaccgtccgggtcagccacagccgggcccatttttaatgagttacctagacacgcacccgagccaccacatagggcACCGAATTTAAACTACCTAgttggacggtccgcatacaacgacggacggtccgcacataattacggacggtccgggccaatgtccggacagtccgcatatGAAGGAGAAGCCAACAGGCCAAGGTTGCACGCCTTCAACACCAAGTGTTGGTAGTGGGATGCGGTCTGCAGCTGCGAGACTGCTTGGCACTGGGAATGGTAGTCGGACACTTAGCTTCGGGAGCAATGGTACCAGCAGGACTGTCTCAAGAAGCAACCGCATGGGTGGAGGTATTGGTGTGTCCGTGCATTGTTGTCTAAAACTGGGCTAAATATGCATTGACGTCTTAGATAACCTATCGCTGGTGTTTAAGATGCatgcttttattttaataaacacTTGCTTGGGTAATTTGAGCTAAATATGCATTTATAGTTTAAGCTGATTAGGTTGTACACCACCAGTACAAATGATTACACGCAAATAGTCTAAGATGCatgcttttattttaataaacacTTGCTTGGGTAATTTGAGCTAAATATGCATTTATAGTTTAAGCTGATTAGGTTGTACACCACCAGCACAAATGATTACATGCAAATAGACCTCAATGAGATTTTTTGCGAGAGCTTAGATTTTCTGTTAGAAAATTATGCAAACTGTAACATGTTTTCCTTTccttcatcttgttcttgtgTTGAAACTTGCCGCCTTGGATCACCCACCACTAATCCATATTGTGGATGTTTTTTATTAAGTGTGCACAAATTAACATCATGAATCTACCATTGGCCAAACCTCTACTAAGATAACTTATATAATACTAAGATAATACTAAGAGCGAGATGTTGACTTGTCTTGTTTATGAACCTATGCAGCTACAACATTAACAAGCTGACATCTGATGGTGGCCTTCTGCACCCTTCATGTGGGATGTGACATAACGCTTGCATTTTTTTAACCCAAGGCGATTGATGGACAGACAATGATACTCTTTGGGTTGCTGAATAGCACGTCAATTAGCCTTCTCAACCTGAGTTTCGGATTCAACTACTGGATTCTACCAGGTAAGCTCATTTAAATATTATCTTGATCTGGTCCTCTCTTTTTTATAACAATCCTTATTCTGGTAAGCATATCTGTCTATTCCATTTTTTATGTTCTTCATCAGTTTCATTGTCAATAACAAATTATTTAGCTACTACATTATAAAGTTTGTCAAGTAGAGTTGTAGCAGTTTCAAGTAATCTAGAATGGAGTGTTCCCTTTTGTTTTCTGTTAAGAGGTTATGAAATCTGCTTTGTTTTCTCCTATGTACCTTGGGAAAGAATACCCACCACATTGACAAACTTTATTATCCCTAACATATGTGCAACTTTTAAATAGTTATAATGCCTCTCTTTGAAGATGTCGTTACTTATCCTTTGGTACAAAACTTACTCTACTGCATAAATAGTggcttttatttatttatttatttatttatttatttatttgcaaCTACTGGATTCTACCAGGTAAGCTCATTTTAATACTATCTTGATCTGGTCCTCTCTTTTTTATAACAATTCTTATTCTGGTAAGCATATCTGTCTGTTCCATTTTTTGTTTATGTTCTTCATCAGTTTCATTGTCAATAACTAATTATTTAGCTACTACATTATAAAGTTTGTCAAGTAGAGTTGTAGCAGTTTCAAGTAATCTAGAATGGAGTGTTCCCTTTTGTTTTCTGTTAAGAGGTTATGAAATCTGCTTTGTTTTCTCCTCTGTACCTTGGGAAAGAATACCCTCCAAATTGACAAACTTTATTATCCCTAGCATATGTGCAACTTTTAAATAGTTGTAATGCCTCTCTTTGAAGATGTCGTTACTTATCCTTTGGTACAAAACTTACTCTATTGCATAAATAGTggcttttatttatttatttatttatttatttatttatttgatgtTGTAGCATCCACATCTTCACAAATATGCACAAAATATTCGACAACCATAGTTATTATTCAACAAGCATAATTATTTTATTGTCTGAAGATCCTGTATATGGTGACAAACACAGTTCTCATCAGCTTTTGGACCTCTGTACAAGTTCACGAATGCCCGAGCCAGAACCAAATCTTTTGCGTCCCCACCCCCAATAACTCACACTAAACACTACATCATGTTCTGAATTCTTAAAGCACATCTTCTGGTTATGAAGTCCCAGCTCAACCTAAAATGAGTGACAAACTGTGATCAGAAAATTGCATTTGAGCGAAAATCATAAGGCATCCCCTTCTGCTTGTTGTCGACATCAACCAACCTGTCGGTGTTTCCATCTAGCGACAAGTAGAGTCTATCGGACCCTGCATTCTAGAAATCAGCCGAAGAGAACACTGATACTGGATGATGTGTTCCCTTACCTAACTATCACATGAGAATCTTATTACCAATTAAATGTCCTTAAAATGTATTCCGTTGCTTATGTATTATGTTTGGAATTGGAAATACTCATTTTTTGTTCATACAAACCTCTGCAACATATGAGTGTTAAGTCATTAGGTCCTTTGTGACTCTTCCCCACCGAGGGCAAGTGTTTGCTTCTTTGTTTCCTCTTTTGTAAATCAATTAGTTATTTAAATGTTGAGTGCATATGGTATTTTATCGATGCTCCTGCTACTAATTTATATTTGTTTTATTATGGTTCCACATGTTTGCATGTATACATATATTTAATGAAAGACATACTTTAGGTATGCATATATTTCAAGGTGTTATTTTCCACACCCTACTTTTTTTGCTTATGTTGTATAAGAGTACATCACGCTAAAAATTGTCAATCTTTATACTTCACAGTAACACATTTCTATACAACTCTGATCTGCACATGTCGATTTGTTCTTTTTAAGAATACTAAATTATTGTTctatttcttgctttgttattacaGATTGAAAGTGTTATGTATTTTTTGCCTAACTTTATATTTTTCTCTATTGTACGCCAATACCGGTATAATGTTCACATTGTTTAGCTTTCCTTCAGTATTTAAGGATTTTTCAGTCTAAAAGCAAAATATTTGCTTTCTTTGCTGGATTAACATCCTCAAACCCATTCCTTGATGTACAGAAGCATTCCAGATTTTACTACGAATAATCGGTGCAGAGAAAAAGGAGACACTAAGAGGTGACCAAGATGGTGGACTCCATGATAACATCTAAATTTGTGCTTCCCGGTCAAACACCTTCATCCCACATACTGCATGTGGTTTGGTACTGCAGCTTTTCCCATAGGTACCTTCTTTCAACGCGCTTTCTGTACTAGGTGTTCGTTCGTAATTATGAGTGCTGCTACACTATTCTTAACATCCTAGGATAATTATCGacaatataaataaatattacTATTCATGTTCAGTTAGCAAAACCAGGGCGATAATAACCACATATTTTATTCTGCGATGCGAGTGCAAGATGGTGCACCACATGGTTTCATGCAATCTCGGTTTCAACACGTAAGCAGTTCCAACAGCAACAACAAAAACTTTTAGAGATGTGTCGTGTTTTCCATGGTCTTTGTATGCGATTAGTTAGCATAACATATCAAAGATGTATATTCTATTGTTGTTGTATATTTGTTCCATGGCATACATTTTTGTATGTGTATTAACAATTGCATATGCATTTGGCAGGATGATTTAATAAGGCCATGTCATAGGGAAATACTATTTCTTCAACTTTTCTTTCCGTTGACTTCTTTTGTGCGAATGGGGATTGTTGACTGAGTAGTATCATATATAAGTTACTCCATGACTTATTAGCAAACTCACATTTGAAATACATGGGTTATCATATTTGTTTGCTTCAATTTGTTGAGAGAAACAATAACAAGTATGGGGTTTCTCATACATCTTTGCAAATGCGGTCCGCAAAGTATGGGGTTTCTCAACTAACTTGATTGTGTCTACAGTTTTCACAACCTCAACATATGTCGCTACTTGCTTTATCCTTTTCAAAGATTTTCACCCTACTTCACATATTGTTGTATTGTTAGCCAATCTATGAAACCAGAACAAAATGAAATGGCAATGTGCATTAGTATGAAGCCTGATCACCAGGGAGATGGTGCACGCTTGAAGACAGGCTGCAAAAACTTGTACACGTCATTCCCTAAAGGTAACTACCAAATAGAACATCATTTTATTATGCAtcaccgtagcaacgcacgggcacatacctagttatTT
Proteins encoded:
- the LOC100384430 gene encoding uncharacterized protein isoform X1: MAPPAAPTAPHHRTPLFLPRRAAATARAARAASLAVRAQPNTAAASTSAPEPPEKFKPPPGFKVPEPKRFEIKSGQQSSVLGALLAIPLRLGTGVFVLGYAPRRAFSHHPRVYVVYNSTPADLHVSHRCAAWKVKEESKIGQCKRPEKPIEIYEFEGCPFCRKVREMVSVLDLDVLFYPCPRKGPTFRPKVLEMGGKKQFPYMVDPNTGVAMYESDDIIKYLADTYGDGSVPIMLSLGLLTAITAGLATLGRIGKGNSYTASRIPPQPIEIWAFEGSPFCRLVRETLVELELPHLLHSCARGSLKRQEVFKKKGVFQAPYIEDPNTGVQMFESAEIIDYLKATYVLYQSS
- the LOC100384430 gene encoding uncharacterized protein LOC100384430, whose protein sequence is MAPPAAPTAPHHRTPLFLPRRAAATARAARAASLAVRAQPNTAAASTSAPEPPEKFKPPPGFKVPEPKRFEIKSGQQSSVLGALLAIPLRLGTGVFVLGYSPSLVSPSEIPSDQYALEFGAWKVKEESKIGQCKRPEKPIEIYEFEGCPFCRKVREMVSVLDLDVLFYPCPRKGPTFRPKVLEMGGKKQFPYMVDPNTGVAMYESDDIIKYLADTYGDGSVPIMLSLGLLTAITAGLATLGRIGKGNSYTASRIPPQPIEIWAFEGSPFCRLVRETLVELELPHLLHSCARGSLKRQEVFKKKGVFQAPYIEDPNTGVQMFESAEIIDYLKATYVLYQSS